A genomic window from Natrinema sp. HArc-T2 includes:
- the aroC gene encoding chorismate synthase → MNGNRFGRLFQVTTFGESHGEAMGCTISGCPAGLELSEEDIQEDLDRRKPGQSMITTSRGEPDDVAIKSGVQDGYTTGTPIGLVIQNKDARSGKYEPFITAPRPSHGDFTYSAKFGTRNWGGGGRSSARETVNWVAAGAIAKKLLAREGIELKAHVNQIGDVEAPEVSFEEMLEHSEENDVRCAHPETAEEMQDLIAEYQDEGDSIGGSIYFEAQGVPVGLGAPRFDSLSARLGQAMMAVPAATAFEFGLGREAREWTGKERNDDWEFDDEGNPTPVENDHGGIQGGISSGEPIYGEVTLHAPTSIPKSQQTADWETGEIKEEKVIGRHDPVLPPRGVPVVEAMLALTLVDFMLLSGRLNPDRVDGQPGEYDTDYHPSNPRNE, encoded by the coding sequence ATGAACGGCAACCGCTTCGGTCGCCTGTTTCAGGTGACCACGTTCGGCGAGAGCCACGGGGAGGCGATGGGCTGTACCATCTCGGGCTGTCCCGCCGGCCTCGAGCTCTCCGAAGAGGACATTCAGGAAGACCTCGATCGGCGAAAACCGGGCCAGTCGATGATCACGACCAGCCGCGGCGAGCCCGACGACGTCGCGATCAAATCGGGGGTTCAGGACGGCTACACGACGGGGACGCCGATCGGGCTCGTCATCCAGAACAAGGACGCCCGCTCGGGCAAATACGAACCCTTCATCACCGCGCCGCGACCGAGCCACGGCGATTTCACCTACTCGGCCAAGTTCGGCACGCGAAACTGGGGCGGCGGTGGCCGTTCCTCCGCGCGTGAGACGGTCAACTGGGTCGCTGCGGGCGCAATCGCGAAGAAACTACTCGCACGCGAAGGGATCGAGCTCAAAGCCCACGTCAACCAGATCGGCGACGTCGAGGCCCCAGAAGTGAGCTTCGAGGAGATGCTCGAGCACTCGGAAGAAAACGACGTCCGGTGTGCTCACCCCGAAACCGCCGAGGAGATGCAGGACCTGATCGCGGAGTATCAGGACGAGGGCGACTCCATCGGCGGGAGCATCTACTTCGAGGCCCAGGGCGTTCCCGTCGGCCTCGGCGCACCCCGATTCGACTCGCTGTCCGCGCGACTCGGCCAGGCCATGATGGCCGTCCCAGCGGCGACCGCTTTCGAGTTCGGCCTCGGCCGCGAGGCCCGCGAGTGGACCGGCAAGGAGCGCAACGACGACTGGGAATTCGACGACGAGGGCAACCCGACGCCGGTCGAGAACGACCACGGCGGCATCCAGGGCGGCATCTCGAGCGGCGAACCGATCTACGGCGAGGTCACGCTCCACGCGCCCACGTCGATCCCCAAGTCCCAGCAGACCGCCGACTGGGAGACCGGCGAAATAAAAGAGGAGAAGGTCATCGGCCGTCACGACCCCGTGCTCCCACCGCGTGGCGTCCCCGTCGTCGAGGCGATGCTCGCGTTGACGCTCGTCGACTTCATGCTCCTGTCGGGCCGGCTCAACCCCGACCGCGTCGACGGCCAGCCCGGCGAGTACGACACGGACTACCACCCCAGCAACCCGCGCAACGAGTAA